From the Exiguobacterium marinum DSM 16307 genome, the window CAGCGTGAAGAGTTGAAGCAAAAGACACATATCGTCGTCGGTACGCCAGGACGCTTCATGGACCACATCGAGCGCGAAACCCTCTCACTCGACCGTATCGAATACTTGATCATCGATGAAGCGGATGAGATGCTCAACCGTGGCTTCCTCGCTGACGTCGAGAAGATTCTTCAGCAGTTGCCAAACGAACGCGTGACGATGGTCTTCTCTGCGACGTTCCCACAAGATATCGAACGCCTCTGTCAGAAGCATATGAATGCTCCTGCGCGTGTCGCCATCGAATCGACAGGTATGACGGCTTCGACAATCGAACACCGTCTCCTCCCGGTTCATCGGAATGAGAAACTTGCTGTGCTTCAAGACATCACGGTCGTCGAGAACCCGGACAGCTGTATGATTTTCTGTCGAACGAAAGAGAACGTCGATACGGTGTACGCTGAGCTCGACAAAGCCGGTTACTCGGCTGAACGTCTCCACGGTGGACTCGAGCAAGAAGATCGCTTCGCCGTCATGAACGGATTCAAGATGGGCAACTTCCGTTACCTCGTGGCGACAGACGTCGCAGCGCGCGGAATCGATGTCGATAACGTCGAGCTCGTCGTCAACTATGACGTTCCTGTCGAAAAAGAAAGCTACGTGCACCGTACCGGTCGTACCGGTCGTGCCGGCAAACAAGGGACGGCCATCACACTCATGACCCGTCAGGAAGAGCGCCTCATCGGAGCCATCGAATCTTACGTTCAATTCGAGATTCCGATGATCGATGCTCCGACAGAAGCGGAAGTCGCGGCTAACCAAGATGCCTTTGAGCAAAAGTTGAGCGGACGACGCGTCGTTCGCAACAACAAGACGGCTCGCATCAATCAAGACATCATGAAGCTCCATTTCAGTGGCGGGAAGAAGAAAAAACTTCGTGCCGTCGACTTCGTTGGAACGATTGCAAAAATCCCTGGAGTATCCGCTGACGACATCGGAATCATCACGATCAACGACCAGATGACGTACGTCGATATCCTCAACGGAAAAGGTTCGATCGTCCTTCAGGCGATGGAAACGACGCCAATCAAAGGGAAGAAACTTAAAGTAAGCAAAGCTCATAAATAATGCATACCCAGCCTCAAAGATGATGTTCGTCTTTGAGGCTTTTTCGTTATTCGACAAACATCGAAAGCGCTTTCGATAAACGGTAAAAAAATATAGTTTTTAGAAAACGTTTTCATCTGCATCATACCTGTATCAAAGATTGAATTCAACCTTCCTCACTTGATTGTCAAAAAAGAGCCCAAGGTTTAAGCCTTGGACCCTTCACTTGAATCGAAAATCTTGAACGTTCCCTGTGAATCCCGAGATCGACACGTCATTCTTTTCATCGACGCGATAGTAGTATTCTGCGTTCGGTTCATTTGTAAATGTGACGTAGATCGTATACGGATTCGTGTGTTCGAAACCATCCGCGCGAAACGGGATTGTTCTTATGCTGTATGTTTCGTCCGGATACTGCTCAGCGAGATACATGTCAACGAGGTGCTTGTCTTCTGCGACCCGCTCCGCTATAAGAACAGGGCGTGAAAAATAGAACGTACCGTACGTCATAACAATCAGCAATGCAACGCCAACCATACCGAGTCTCCATTTTCCACGCAATGCTAGCGCAAGTAATAGTGGGATGGCAAGCAGGATGAAAAATGCAACATGTTCAATCAACTCGATCGGATGCATCGATTTTCCCCCAATCAGTCTAGTGACTCTTCAGAGATGAGCTTGAATCCTTCGATCTCTGTCTCCTCTTCTACTTCGATTAAGAGACATGGTTTTCCTTTATAATTCACTTGCTTCACGTATTTCAAGTCTTGAGGACTGACCGAGATATTGGCGACTTTCGTATTGATTTTGATTGATTTCGACGTATATTTCGGAACGACACTCGTCGCTTTCATCTCATATTTCGTGTCGTCGACGACTTGTTTGAACGCCTGTTCGACCTTCTCCGTCGTCACATCTTCCACACCGCTCGCCCGTAAGACGACCTCGACCGCACGGGAGTCGAGCATCGCTACCCTCTCTTCTTCCTGTTCGTTCTCTTCTTCGGCGACAATGATTTGATTGATCTCATCGTAAACGGTCGCGAGTGTCCGGGAATTGACTTCTTCCCCGATGACAGCTTTAACCACTTCTTCGAAGACCGCCTTCTCTTCCACTGCCGTGACGATTTCCGAACCGTTCAACACGTTCTCGATGAACGTCATATCCGGTTGATGCGCTTTATGCGCCGAGTAAAGCACATGGTTCACATCGGCCGCGTTATCCGTGAAACACGGGAATAAGAATCCACCGATTGGCGCCTCGAGTTTGATGATCGGATTTACAATCAAGCTGGCTTTGAATTCCCGCTCGACGAAGTCGAAGACGAGTGATTTTTTCGGAAGTTCTGTCGGACTGATGCTACCGAGGATGAACTTCGTCGTATACACTTCATCGTTCGCGTGAATCTCAGACTCTTCAGAATATCGGTTCGTCGGCTTATTGTAATTCCCCCGAATGAACGTCACGACCATATCTTTCTCAAACGGCGTGTCTTTCACCATCTTCAACGCGACGCGCTGCATATAGTCCGTCCAGACGTCGGTCTCTTCCGTACGGAGTCCTTCATAGAGCAACCCTTGCGTATGGTCGACTTGACCTTCCTCCGGATATTGGAACTTCACTTCGAACAACTTTTCATCTAGCTTCCCGCCGAGCACTTTTTTGAAGTTCGTCAAAAACAGTTCCTGCTGTTCTTCTTCTAAGAACGGGAACGGACGCAACTCTTCGTAGTAAATCTCATTCGTTTCCTGTCGGATGTAAATCGTATATAGATCAGCAATCTTAAGTTTGGTCGCATTCACTTTGAACTGCCGGCGAATCGCCGCAATCTCTTTCTTGTTCATTCCATCCACCTCTTCTTTTCTCTCCATCCATGTCACCCATTATACCAGTCCTGATCGGTTACTAGTTCCAAAGAAATAATAGGAGGCTGAACAGTCACTCAGATGCTCATGAATATTCACGAATGGGGCAATTTTTATAAATGTGCCCCTTTCTGGGTTCAGTTCAATTCGAGTGAAAGACTCCTTCTTTTACTTTTTCATCTAAAAAAGCATCTCAGAAGAGACGCTTTCAATGGCTATATGGTCTGATATTTTATTAACACGTCTTTCGGGATGTGACAATAATCGTCCGGGCAACGCGTCAGACGGTCCTGATGTTCGTCCGCACTTCGCACATAGTTCGTGAGCGGCTTGACTTCAACAGCAATCCGCTTCGCATCCGAGCGTCGATCAATGAACGCTTGCGCCTCCATCAAATGTCGTGGGTCCTCACTGTAGACGCCCGTTCGATACTTCTCCCCGACATCAATCCCTTGTTGGTTGACACTGTATGGGTCGATGATTTCGAACAAGTAATGCATCAAATCCTCGACCGTCACTACGTCCGGATCGAACGTTGTTTTGACACACTCCGCGTAACCGTCATACTCTCCGTCTAACGTATCGGTCGTACCGTTCGCGCGTCCTGCTTCAGTTGAAAGGACGCCGGGTAACGTCTTCACGAATTCTTGAACGCCCCATAGACATCCTCCGGCTAAATAGATCGTTTCGATTGGAATCACTCCCCGTCTATTTGAATCTTTTCTAAAGCATACACGTAATGATGAGAGAAGGGAGAGATTTGATTGAATAAACAACGTTTCTTCATCACACTAGTCAGTTCTATTATCATCTTTTCAGCAGTTACATTTACTGCCCTTAACGACTTTTCTCTATTCATCGAAATGGTGATCATCTTTTTATCTGTCGTCATCGGTCAAGCGATAGCCATCCCACTATTTCGACGCTTTTCAGAACAACGAGTATCGAACAAAATCGTTTTCGTTACGTTTCTGTCGTTGCTAGTAGTATTTTGGTCGTTCGCAAGCATTCTTTTTGATTGAATATCGCGTCATTCTCCTTCAATATACCCCAGTCGCTTCAAATCTTCATAAACGAGTGAAGACAACAGCGTGCGCCCATCACCGTTCAAATGGTCAGGGTTATGGAAGAACGACTGCTCATAAATGAATCGTTCATCCCCCATATAATTGAGGAACGGGACATCTAAATCCAGCTTCTCTAAATGCTGAAACACGAGGCGCTCCATGACTTCTTCATCAAAATACGTATGGTATGACGCGTGGACCGGCTCCATCGCCAAGACGACACGATACCCTTGTTGTTTACAGTAATCGATGATGTCTTGTAAATGTGCCATGTTTTTTTCAATCTCATGATTGTTCACAGCGTTCTCATATTGAGCGGCCACTTCCTCATACTTACGCTCTGAGTAGTTCAGTCCACCATTCTCCCATGGCTTATGCGCATCAAAGCGAAAATCTCGGATTTCCCGGGAAATGGCGGCATAGGCACTTCCGCTGTTCAATGCTGGGAACTGTTCATGCGTATAATATTGAAACAGACTGGCCGACTCGATATCTTCCCGTTCCAATACACGGTAGTAGATTTCCTTCCGTCCGACGTCCGAGTTGCTGAAGGTGATTTGAGATAAGGACACGATCACGACCCCACCTGGCTTCAGGTGCTCATCGTATTCTTTTAACATCTTCAAGTCATATTCAATCGGTTGACTCGGTAACGCCAAATCGAGATGCGACAATCCGGTCGGTTTAAAATAATACCCGTACATCGCGTGGGACGTCCCCAAATTGATGATGTCGACAGGATGAGGGTCTTCCTTGAAGGCAAGGACTGCCCGATTGTTATTATATTCCCACGAATCTTTCACAAACTCGTTAACGGGAATGAAGATGGCGATCATGACGAGTAACACAACGACGATTTTAATTCCTAAACGCTTCATGCTAATTCCTTTCCGTGCATCTTAAAACCCACCGTATACAAATCCTTGACTCGACACACCAAACAAGAAGGCTGAGACAATCAAGAACAAGTTGATGGCCACGCTCGTCACGGCAGACTGACGTGCCATCCAATCCCAAGTCGAACCTTTCGTCCGTTCGATATGTTGGAACAGGTGAACGACGACAAAGACGACGAGGAAGATGATCAAATCGAGTAACGAGAACATTTGAATCGCCTGAATCATGCCTGACGGTGCCCATGAAGAAGGCGTCACGTACAGTTTGGCATGAGAGAACGCTTCTGCCATCGAGTGCGACTGAAAGAAGACACGTGAGAAACAGACGAGCTGGAACGTGATGGCGATTTTCCACCACCGATGCAGTGCCGGCACGCGGTCAAATCCGACCCATGACGCCATTTTTTCACGTTGCTGTTTCGTATGGTCTCCGAAGACGCGATAGATTCCATGAATGAGTCCCCATAAGACGAAGTTCCATGCGGCTCCGTGCCAAATCCCACTAACTAAAAACGTCGCAAGGATGGCACCATAAATCTGTTCACGTTTTTTCTTTCCTTTCGCGAGTGGCATGAAGATATAATCCCGTAGCCACATCGAAAGCGTGATATGCCAGCGGTTCCAGAAGTCGGCGATCGATACGGCGAAGTGTGGCTGCTTGAAGTTTTCCGATAAGCGAATCCCGAGTAAGCGTGCACAGCCGATGGCGATGTCACTGCATGCCGAGAAGTCGGCGAACAGTTGAATCGAGAACAACATCGTCGCGAGCACAATCTCCGAACCAGTCGGGTCCGGGCTATTGAACACACTTGCGACAATCGGGGCCAATCGGTCAGCGATCAACGTCTTCTTGAAGAATCCCCAAATGATGCGCTGAATCCCATAGCTGATATTGTCGTAGTCGAGATGTTGCTCCGTCTTCAGTTGCGGAAGCAGCTTTTTCGCCCTCTCAATCGGACCCGCCACGAGTTGCGGGAAGAAGGCAAAATAGACCGAGAAATAGCCGTAATGACGCTCTGCTTTTTGCTTCCCTCGCGAGACGTCCACGACGTAACTGATGGCCTGGAACGTATAAAAGGAAATCGCCAATGGTAAGACGACCTCTTTATACGGGACGTCATAATCGAATCCGCTCCATGCGGCGAACGAACGGAGCGAGTCATTGACGAAATTAAAATATTTGAACCAGCCGAGGAAGAATACGAGAACCGAGACACCGACCCACATGAGTCGTTTCTTCTGCCCTTTCTTTTCCTGCTTCTCAATCAAAATCCCGATGACGTACGTGAAGGCCGTACTGATCAACAGTAGCGGGATGAATTGAACGCTCAACGTGGCGTAAAAGACATAGCTCGCCAACAAAAGGAGCACCCAACGGTATCGATGTGGAACCATATAGTACGTTCCAACGATGAGTGTTAAAAATAAGAGGAATTCAATCGAAATAAAAGTCATATTTACCACCTGATGCTATGAAACTTGATGATGTACCGATTCCTGACAATCAGGTGGTCACAAGTTCTCGCTTCGGTAACGCGGCATAACGAATCTTTCCGAACGCATTACGCGGAATCTCGTCAATCTGCATCACCCGAACACCTTTCACCTTGATTTGTTCTTTCATGATTTTTTTTATATGCGTAACGTCGTCCTGTAACGTATACACATATAGTCGGTCGTCTTCCCCGGCACAGACGCAATCATGTCCATGCTCTCGAAGGAGCGCCTCGACTTCGTCTAGGCTGATTCGACTGCCATACAGTTTGATCATGCGCTTGATTCGGCCGACGATGAAGAAATATCCATCCTCGTCGCGATACGCCATGTCACCTGTTCGTAAAACACCGTGATTGTCATCACCTTTTGAAAGGTCCGCTAACGAGGTCGCATACCCAAACGACACGTTGTCGCCTTGATACACCAATTCGCCCGTCACGTTCGCCTCTTTGATGTCATTTCCGGCTTCGTCACGCAACGTGAGCGTTCCACCAGGGATGGCAATTCCGATGCTACCGGCTTTTTTCGCATGCATCCGATCCGGTAAATACGACATCCGGGCCGTCGCCTCCGTCTGACCGTACATGATGAAAAATTGAATCCCTTTTTCTTCACATACTGTTGAGAAGTGCTGCGCAAGCTTCGGATCTAACTTGCCACCGGCTTGCGTCAACTTCTTCAGACTTGGGAGGTCGTACGTCTCAAACTTCAATCGTTTCAACATCTCATAATGAAACGGGACCCCACCAAACGTCGTCGCCTGCTCGGCACGACACAGCTCCCAAAACTCCTTTTGAACGATCGAGCGGTCTGTCAGGATGAGGGCCGCCCCTTTCAACAGATGACTGTTGATGATGGAGAGTCCATACGAATAGTTCATCGGCAGCGTCGTGATTGGTTTATCCGTTTGATCGATGTCGAGATAGTCGATGATCGATGTGGCGTTAGCTGATAGATTGTTATACGTGAGGCGTACAAGTTTTGGACTTCCAGTACTACCTGATGTCGTCAACAGAAGGGCCAGCTCTTCATGAAGTTCGTGGTGAACCGATGTTTCGGTTTCAAATAAGGCGTAGCCACCATAGCCATAGAAGGAATCCAACGAGTTCGCCAAATCCTCCCTCGTCTCAGGAGCCCAGACATGAGTCGGTTGATACCGTTCCATCAACTTCTGTAATTGTTCTACTGGAATATCTGCATCGAGTAAGACCGGGACGACCCGTCCACGGAGAAAGCCGACATATCCGAAGAGCGACTCGACTCGGTTGGCACATAAACAGAAGACGAGTGACCGTTCGCCGACTTCCTGACAAATCGAGTCCCCGACTTCCAACATCTCTTTGTACGAATAAGAGCGGTCTGCATAGACCGCCTCACGATCGGTGTACTGCTCGAGTGTTTGAAAAAGCGTCATGACTGGATGTCCACACCGAGACGCTGCAGCAACGCGATACCAGACTGATACGAATGGAACTCTGTCATTTCATCCGAGTCGATATAGACGTCAAACGCATCCTCGATTTCGGCGATGAGGGTCATGTGTCCAATCGAATCCCATTCCGTCGATTCTCCGAGCTTCATGTCCTCGAGAATCACATCGTCCTCTAATTCCAATCCGTTTTTAAATGCCATGTTATATGCTTCAAGCGTGCTCATTGTATTCATCCTTTCACGTTCACTCCAACTTATTCGATTCCATCTATTATTATTGACTGATAATGATAATCATTTGCCTTGTGATTCTATCACAATTTTTCGAAATCCTCAATTCTTCATAGGAGATAAAGCTTGAAGTTAAGCGATTTTTTGCATGAAAAAGACCACATCGTTATGATGCAGTCTCAGGAAATGATAAAACATATTCGAGTTGTAAGTCGAGTGGTTCTTCTTCGTACACTTCTGACACAATCTCTTCGGCTAATGTGCATCCCATCGTTTTATAAAAATGATACGTATCAATAGCCGGATTCGCACCGATGTATAACTTTTTCGCGCCTCGTTCGACCGCTGCCTGGCAAACTTGTTCAAACAGTACTTTCCCAAGCCCATGTCCGCGATTAGGACGACTCACATGAATGAAACCGAGGTTCAGATATTGTCCCTCTTTTCCGAGCGGTCGTCCATTTAGTCCGGCAAAACCGAGTAGCGTCTCGCCTTTTTGGATTGCCACAACAACACCGCCACGGTCGATGTAGTAGTTGAGAATCTCAATGACCTGTTGTTTTTTCGCATCATCCCATTCATCGATGTAATGCTCGTCTTTTTGATAAAGCTCACCATTTGAATCTGCGGCATAGATGCGATGAGTTTCCTGAAAGCGTTCGAAGGTGTTTAAAAAGTCTTGATTTATTCTTTTTGTAAGAAGATTGATGGTGTGGTTCATAAAGCGCTCCTATGTTTTGATTCGTTATTTGTGAAACTGAATATGTGAATCCTGCGTCAATTCCGAGCAAACTTTAAACAACGTTTACCGAATAAACTCTTTAAAAATCTCACTTAACTCTTGTGGAGTTTCTTTCATGCCGGTCTTCATCCACCTTTTCATAATGCTTGCCAATGAATCCGCGTATACCGCATTCGCATATGCTTCCGCTTTTTCAGATACATTACAATTCTCATAAATTTGAAAATCTGTACAGAGTAAATCGAAATGCTCCTCAAAGCGATTCAAAATCGGAAGTAAATCATTTTCTTTTAGAAGATTCAAAAATTCAAGATTGTCACTCCATATCTCAAAATACAACGTATCGAAATCAAGTTGCTCTTGTTTTGCTTCTGTTGATGCAAGTTGGATCCTCTTCCGAAATATTTGATACATATGATAGGTTAGTACATCTTCTTTCGTATCAAAGTGAGCATAAAATGTATTTCGCGCCAATCCCGCAGTTTTAGTAAGTTCTGATATGGTGATACTCGTAAAGCTCGTTCGACGCATTAATTCCAACATAGTATCCACTAAAAGATTGATTGATCTCTTAGAATTCGTATTTATTGGTTGTTGTTTTAGCATAAGTACTCCTTAATTTGTACAAAATGAGAGTTTTGTATAAATACCTCTATACTTATTGACGCAGTGTCTACACGAGCATTATATTGCAGATATATAAATTGAGCAATTGTTCAAATTATGACATATGCTCAATTTTAAATTTGTCCAGGATCTAATCACACTAGGAGGACCACCTATGAAAACAACGATTATTCTTGCTCATCCATGGCATGGTAGTTTCAATAAATCTATTATGGACACAACAATTGAACAATTAGTCCATAGGAAAAAAGATTATCAAATCATTGACTTAAATAAGGATCAATTCAATCCTGTATTAAGTGAATCTGATTTATCTCTTTATTCGAAAGGTCAATCCCGAGATCCCTTAGTGAACCAATATCAGAAGATGCTAAGCGACAGTGATGAATTAGTTTTTATCTTCCCTGTTTGGTGGTTTGATGTTCCAGCTATTTTAAAAGGTTTTTTTGACAAGGTCATGTTGAAAAACTTTGCCTATGTAGAGGAATCTACTGGATTGAAAGGATTACTCACCCATATTAAAAAAACCACTGTCATTTCCACTTCGGAAGTGCCCACGTGGTATTTAAGATATCTGGCCGGGAACCCGATTGAGGGGACCCTTATTCGTAGAACATTCAAAGGGATTGGACTTAAAAATGTGAAATGGTTGAATAGTTCGTTTACGAGTAGTGGGAAAGATCATCGAAGAAAAAGATTTTTAGATAAAGTAGCGAAGCGTATGTCAGTGTAATTCACAGTGCATCATTTACTTTTATGATTCATCAATCATCCGTGACCTCAAATTTTCTTATTAATACTTAGATTAACAACATAAATTTGAGGTTCAACTTAGATGAATTGAATTACAATCGCAACTTTTCTCGCTGTTGTCAGCTTTATTCATTTCATGCAGAGAACAAAGCGTTTGTTAGTTCTCGAGCTTCAGAAATCTCACTCATTTATGATACGGTTCATTCCGATTGATTCGATACGCCCGATATATCTGCTCACACAATACGAGCTTCATGAGTTGATGGGGGAATGTCATTTTCGAGAACGAGATCGTATCGTTCGCTCGTTTCATTACATCATCGGATAATCCTAGTGATCCTCCGATGACGAAGGCGATTTTACTCTTTCCATACGTCGCGAGTTGATCGAGTTCACGGGCGAACTCTTCACTCGTTCGCTGCTTTCCTTGAATCGCCAAGGCGATGACGTGCGTATCTGGGGATATCTTCGCCAAAATGCGCTCGCCTTCTTTTTGTTTTACTAGTAACATATCTGCCTCACTCAAATGCTCGGGTGCTTTTTCGTCTGACACCTCGATTTCCTGCACTTTTGCATAGGTGGAAAGCCGCTTTGTGTACTCAGCAATTCCTTGTTTTAAATATTTTTCTTTCAGTTTGCCGACCGTGATAATTGAAATATTCATCCAATTCTTCCTTTTTCCACAGTTTTTTTGGAGTTATCCATAGGGTTATCCACAGAGTTATCCACAAATCCACATGTTGATAATTAGTTTTTGCTTGACACAACATATGTTGCATCGGCATCACAGAACTCACATGCCACTTGTCCACTTGTGGATAATTCCTCTAGTAACGGGTATTCCCCCGTCTCATCCACAATGATGTCTAAAGCGATTTCAACATGTTCCTTGCATACTTTTTTTTCCACAGTTTTTCCTCCTTAAAAAAGAAGCGTCGCCGCTTCTTTATGTTGCTTCAGTTAAGGTCGCCTCGGTTTCTCTTGCTTCCCCGCGACGTAAATACTCAATCGTAATCGTATCACCGACCGTCGCATCGCGATACAACGCATCACGTAAATCGACGTATCGTTTGATCTCCCGGTCTCCGATTTTTGTGATGACGTCCCCGACCCGAAGTCCCGCTTCTTCAGCCGGACTACCCGGTGTCACCTCTTCGACGAAGACACCGTCTTCCTGGTCGAATGAGATTCCATACTCTTCCCGGATGTTACCAGGTACGGCGATGACTTCCTGAATCGTGACCCCGAGCTGAGCCCGTGTCACCTTACCGTCGCGTTCTAACATGTCAATGACCGGTAGCGCCACGTTGACGGGAATGGAGAATCCGACCCCTTCTACGCTCGCCTCGGCGATTTTCATCGAATTGATTCCGACAAGCTCTCCACGAATGTTGATCAAGGCACCACCCGAATTTCCCGGGTTGATGGCCGCATCCGTCTGAATGACTTCCGCGTTATAATCCATCAAGCCGTCGCTGTTCGTATCGACCGGCACCGTCCGCTCGACACCACTGACGATACCACGGGTGACCGAGTTTGAGAAGACACCGAGCGGATTTCCGATGGCCATGACGGTCTCGCCGGCCTGTAGGACGGTAGAGTCACCGAGAACAATCGGCTCCACATCGATATTTTTCGGCAGTTCAACTTCGGCGACAGCCAAGTCGTTAAGCGGGTCTTCGCCTAAAATGGTTGCCGATGCGATTTGACCATCGGAGAAGGCGATGTTGACCTCGTCCGCTTCTTCGATGACGTGGAAGTTCGTGACGATATAAGCCGTGTTTCCTTCTACTTTATAAATGACGCCAGAGCCGGCACCCGCCTCCCACTGCGAGTCCGAGGTGAAGGCGCGCTGGATATTCGTGATGCTGACGACGGACGTCTTGGCACCAAGTACGGCCGTCGTCACGTCCGATTCTGTGACGGTGACGGCCTGTTCGGTCCGTGTCAGTTCATTCGTCACAAAACGAGAGGTCGGCGAATCCCAGAGCATCACAATGACAAAAAACAAAGCCGCTCCTAAGAATCCGCCAACCCCTCCGAGTAACAACGGTTTTATATTTGGTCTCGGCTTATGGCGTACGTGCTCCTCTTGCTTCGGTCGCCATTCGCTCCGAGATGGGTACGTCGATTGTTGTTCGTTTGTTTCATTTGCTTCGTGTGCTTCAGGTTCGACGTCTTGAGGTTCATACTCATGGTGTCTCTCTTCGTTCACGACGCGTCCCCCCTTCAAGACAGTGTGATACCTGTCTTTTCCCAAGTTTCCTTATAAAGAAACGAGTGAAGTGGGGTTTGTCGGGTCCGTGTCGCACAATTTGATTCGATTTAAATCGATATCTCGCATGCCGAGTGTTTGCGAGACGCTCATTTGCGCGAGCTCCTTCATGTTGTTGTCCTTGCTCAAGTGGGCCAAATAGATCCGTTTCGTCTGGTCACCGATGACCTCACTCATCGCGATGGCCGCGTCTTCGTTCGAGACGTGCCCATAATCGCCGAGGATACGTCGTTTGACACTCCATGGATAACGCCCCATCTGGA encodes:
- a CDS encoding DEAD/DEAH box helicase; amino-acid sequence: MNKQQFTDYRLSDEITRALGIMKYESPTEVQQQVIPRALEREDLIVKAQTGSGKTAAFGIPVIELIDWAENKPQVLVLTPTRELAVQVREDMTNIGRFKRIKATAVYGKEPFSKQREELKQKTHIVVGTPGRFMDHIERETLSLDRIEYLIIDEADEMLNRGFLADVEKILQQLPNERVTMVFSATFPQDIERLCQKHMNAPARVAIESTGMTASTIEHRLLPVHRNEKLAVLQDITVVENPDSCMIFCRTKENVDTVYAELDKAGYSAERLHGGLEQEDRFAVMNGFKMGNFRYLVATDVAARGIDVDNVELVVNYDVPVEKESYVHRTGRTGRAGKQGTAITLMTRQEERLIGAIESYVQFEIPMIDAPTEAEVAANQDAFEQKLSGRRVVRNNKTARINQDIMKLHFSGGKKKKLRAVDFVGTIAKIPGVSADDIGIITINDQMTYVDILNGKGSIVLQAMETTPIKGKKLKVSKAHK
- a CDS encoding DUF4317 domain-containing protein, translating into MNKKEIAAIRRQFKVNATKLKIADLYTIYIRQETNEIYYEELRPFPFLEEEQQELFLTNFKKVLGGKLDEKLFEVKFQYPEEGQVDHTQGLLYEGLRTEETDVWTDYMQRVALKMVKDTPFEKDMVVTFIRGNYNKPTNRYSEESEIHANDEVYTTKFILGSISPTELPKKSLVFDFVEREFKASLIVNPIIKLEAPIGGFLFPCFTDNAADVNHVLYSAHKAHQPDMTFIENVLNGSEIVTAVEEKAVFEEVVKAVIGEEVNSRTLATVYDEINQIIVAEEENEQEEERVAMLDSRAVEVVLRASGVEDVTTEKVEQAFKQVVDDTKYEMKATSVVPKYTSKSIKINTKVANISVSPQDLKYVKQVNYKGKPCLLIEVEEETEIEGFKLISEESLD
- a CDS encoding peptide-methionine (S)-S-oxide reductase, which produces METIYLAGGCLWGVQEFVKTLPGVLSTEAGRANGTTDTLDGEYDGYAECVKTTFDPDVVTVEDLMHYLFEIIDPYSVNQQGIDVGEKYRTGVYSEDPRHLMEAQAFIDRRSDAKRIAVEVKPLTNYVRSADEHQDRLTRCPDDYCHIPKDVLIKYQTI
- a CDS encoding MBOAT family O-acyltransferase, whose translation is MTFISIEFLLFLTLIVGTYYMVPHRYRWVLLLLASYVFYATLSVQFIPLLLISTAFTYVIGILIEKQEKKGQKKRLMWVGVSVLVFFLGWFKYFNFVNDSLRSFAAWSGFDYDVPYKEVVLPLAISFYTFQAISYVVDVSRGKQKAERHYGYFSVYFAFFPQLVAGPIERAKKLLPQLKTEQHLDYDNISYGIQRIIWGFFKKTLIADRLAPIVASVFNSPDPTGSEIVLATMLFSIQLFADFSACSDIAIGCARLLGIRLSENFKQPHFAVSIADFWNRWHITLSMWLRDYIFMPLAKGKKKREQIYGAILATFLVSGIWHGAAWNFVLWGLIHGIYRVFGDHTKQQREKMASWVGFDRVPALHRWWKIAITFQLVCFSRVFFQSHSMAEAFSHAKLYVTPSSWAPSGMIQAIQMFSLLDLIIFLVVFVVVHLFQHIERTKGSTWDWMARQSAVTSVAINLFLIVSAFLFGVSSQGFVYGGF
- a CDS encoding AMP-binding protein: MTLFQTLEQYTDREAVYADRSYSYKEMLEVGDSICQEVGERSLVFCLCANRVESLFGYVGFLRGRVVPVLLDADIPVEQLQKLMERYQPTHVWAPETREDLANSLDSFYGYGGYALFETETSVHHELHEELALLLTTSGSTGSPKLVRLTYNNLSANATSIIDYLDIDQTDKPITTLPMNYSYGLSIINSHLLKGAALILTDRSIVQKEFWELCRAEQATTFGGVPFHYEMLKRLKFETYDLPSLKKLTQAGGKLDPKLAQHFSTVCEEKGIQFFIMYGQTEATARMSYLPDRMHAKKAGSIGIAIPGGTLTLRDEAGNDIKEANVTGELVYQGDNVSFGYATSLADLSKGDDNHGVLRTGDMAYRDEDGYFFIVGRIKRMIKLYGSRISLDEVEALLREHGHDCVCAGEDDRLYVYTLQDDVTHIKKIMKEQIKVKGVRVMQIDEIPRNAFGKIRYAALPKRELVTT
- a CDS encoding acyl carrier protein is translated as MSTLEAYNMAFKNGLELEDDVILEDMKLGESTEWDSIGHMTLIAEIEDAFDVYIDSDEMTEFHSYQSGIALLQRLGVDIQS
- a CDS encoding GNAT family N-acetyltransferase, with the translated sequence MNHTINLLTKRINQDFLNTFERFQETHRIYAADSNGELYQKDEHYIDEWDDAKKQQVIEILNYYIDRGGVVVAIQKGETLLGFAGLNGRPLGKEGQYLNLGFIHVSRPNRGHGLGKVLFEQVCQAAVERGAKKLYIGANPAIDTYHFYKTMGCTLAEEIVSEVYEEEPLDLQLEYVLSFPETAS
- a CDS encoding TetR/AcrR family transcriptional regulator — protein: MLKQQPINTNSKRSINLLVDTMLELMRRTSFTSITISELTKTAGLARNTFYAHFDTKEDVLTYHMYQIFRKRIQLASTEAKQEQLDFDTLYFEIWSDNLEFLNLLKENDLLPILNRFEEHFDLLCTDFQIYENCNVSEKAEAYANAVYADSLASIMKRWMKTGMKETPQELSEIFKEFIR
- a CDS encoding NAD(P)H-dependent oxidoreductase is translated as MKTTIILAHPWHGSFNKSIMDTTIEQLVHRKKDYQIIDLNKDQFNPVLSESDLSLYSKGQSRDPLVNQYQKMLSDSDELVFIFPVWWFDVPAILKGFFDKVMLKNFAYVEESTGLKGLLTHIKKTTVISTSEVPTWYLRYLAGNPIEGTLIRRTFKGIGLKNVKWLNSSFTSSGKDHRRKRFLDKVAKRMSV